The following proteins are co-located in the Alcaligenes faecalis genome:
- the clpA gene encoding ATP-dependent Clp protease ATP-binding subunit ClpA, which yields MISEELEVSLHMAFVEARAARHEFITVEHLLLSLLDNASTLEVLKACAADIDALRQNLRKFINENTPTFPGEGEVDTQPTLGFQRVIQRAIMHVSSSNSGKNVVSGANVLVAMYGEKDSHAVYYLQQQGVSRLDVVNFLSHGITKANPEPAAPEPPKAAAAAETDTRSDAQKSPLDLYATDLNTEASQGRIDPLIGREKEVERVIQVLCRRRKNNPLLVGEAGVGKTAIAEGLALRIQRGDVPEILSEARVYALDMGALLAGTKYRGDFEQRLKAVLKQLKETAQSILFIDEIHTLIGAGSASGGTLDASNLLKPALSSGQLKCLGATTYSEYRGIFEKDHALSRRFQKIDVVEPTVEQTIQILRGLKSSFEEHHGVRYSAAALTAAAELSARYINDRFLPDKAIDVIDEAGAAQRLLPRSKQKKVIGKADIQATVSRIARIPPQTVSSDDRNKLATLARDLKSVVFGQDMAIDALAAAIKMARSGLGLPDKPIGSFLFSGPTGVGKTEVARQLAFVLGVELLRFDMSEYMERHTVSRLIGAPPGYVGFDQGGLLTEAVTKQPHCVLLLDEIEKAHPDVYNILLQVMDHGTLTDNNGRKTDFRNVILIMTTNAGAEALNKTSIGFTQAQRSGDEMQDIKRHFSPEFRNRLDAIIGFKPLSRDIILRVVDKFLMQLENQLHEKRVEVSFSDALREHLAAKGFDPAMGARPMHRLIQDTIRRALADELLFGRLVDGGQVEVDLDENGEVVLEYPSSGPDEPDSKTSSRPEPELVD from the coding sequence ATGATCTCCGAAGAACTTGAAGTCAGTCTACACATGGCCTTTGTCGAGGCTCGTGCCGCGCGCCATGAATTCATCACGGTAGAGCATCTGCTGTTGTCCCTGCTTGATAACGCCTCCACGCTGGAAGTGTTGAAAGCATGTGCTGCCGATATTGATGCACTGCGCCAGAATCTGCGTAAATTCATTAATGAAAATACGCCCACTTTCCCTGGCGAAGGCGAGGTCGATACCCAACCTACGCTGGGCTTTCAGCGTGTGATACAGCGTGCCATCATGCACGTATCGTCCAGTAACTCCGGTAAAAATGTGGTGTCCGGCGCGAATGTGCTGGTGGCGATGTACGGTGAAAAAGACTCGCATGCCGTGTATTACCTGCAGCAACAAGGCGTCTCGCGCCTGGATGTCGTCAATTTTCTCTCGCACGGTATTACCAAGGCCAATCCGGAGCCTGCTGCTCCCGAGCCTCCTAAGGCCGCTGCTGCTGCGGAAACGGATACCCGTTCGGACGCTCAGAAGTCTCCCCTGGATCTGTACGCGACTGACCTGAATACCGAAGCCAGCCAGGGGCGTATCGACCCGCTGATTGGTCGTGAGAAGGAGGTGGAGCGCGTCATCCAGGTTCTGTGCCGCCGTCGCAAGAACAACCCCTTGCTGGTGGGTGAGGCAGGCGTGGGCAAGACGGCAATCGCCGAAGGTCTGGCCCTGCGTATTCAACGTGGTGATGTGCCGGAAATTCTGAGCGAAGCGCGCGTGTATGCCTTGGACATGGGGGCCTTGCTGGCCGGTACCAAGTACCGGGGCGACTTTGAACAGCGCCTGAAAGCGGTGCTCAAGCAGCTCAAGGAAACAGCACAGTCCATTTTGTTTATTGACGAAATCCACACGCTGATCGGAGCCGGTTCGGCTTCGGGCGGTACGCTGGATGCCTCCAATTTGCTCAAGCCCGCGCTGTCCTCGGGTCAGCTCAAATGTCTGGGGGCAACCACTTACTCGGAATACCGGGGGATTTTCGAGAAAGACCATGCTTTGTCACGTCGTTTCCAGAAAATTGATGTGGTCGAGCCCACGGTAGAGCAGACCATTCAGATTTTGCGTGGTTTGAAGTCCAGTTTTGAAGAGCACCACGGCGTGCGTTATTCGGCGGCTGCGCTTACAGCGGCAGCGGAATTGTCCGCGCGCTACATCAATGACCGCTTTTTGCCGGATAAGGCCATTGACGTGATCGACGAGGCCGGTGCGGCGCAGCGCCTGCTGCCACGCTCCAAGCAGAAAAAGGTCATTGGCAAGGCTGATATCCAGGCCACGGTTTCGCGTATTGCGCGCATTCCGCCCCAGACCGTCTCTAGCGACGATCGCAATAAGTTGGCAACCTTGGCGCGCGACTTGAAATCGGTCGTGTTTGGTCAGGATATGGCCATTGATGCCTTGGCAGCGGCGATCAAGATGGCCCGTTCGGGCCTGGGGCTGCCCGATAAGCCGATAGGTTCTTTCCTGTTCTCCGGCCCGACTGGTGTGGGCAAAACCGAAGTGGCACGTCAGTTGGCCTTTGTGTTGGGTGTCGAGCTGCTGCGCTTTGATATGTCCGAGTACATGGAGCGTCACACCGTATCGCGCCTGATCGGTGCACCTCCCGGCTATGTGGGTTTCGACCAGGGGGGCTTGTTGACCGAAGCGGTTACCAAACAGCCGCACTGCGTACTCTTGTTGGACGAGATCGAGAAAGCGCACCCGGACGTCTATAACATCCTGCTCCAAGTGATGGATCACGGCACCTTGACAGATAACAATGGCCGCAAGACGGACTTCCGTAACGTCATCCTGATCATGACCACCAACGCCGGTGCCGAAGCACTGAACAAGACCAGCATCGGCTTTACCCAGGCCCAGCGTTCCGGCGATGAAATGCAGGATATCAAGCGTCATTTCTCTCCGGAGTTCCGCAATCGTCTGGATGCGATTATTGGCTTCAAGCCGTTGTCGCGCGACATTATTCTGCGTGTGGTGGACAAGTTCCTGATGCAGTTGGAAAACCAGTTGCACGAGAAACGCGTCGAAGTGTCCTTCTCGGACGCCTTGCGTGAACACCTGGCGGCCAAGGGCTTCGATCCAGCGATGGGTGCTCGCCCCATGCACAGGCTGATCCAGGACACCATTCGCCGGGCGCTGGCCGACGAGCTGTTGTTTGGTCGTCTGGTCGATGGTGGCCAGGTTGAGGTTGATCTGGACGAGAATGGCGAGGTGGTGCTGGAGTATCCTTCTTCAGGGCCAGACGAACCTGACAGCAAGACCTCCTCGCGTCCTGAGCCGGAATTAGTCGATTAA
- a CDS encoding branched-chain amino acid ABC transporter substrate-binding protein, with translation MQSITTFKLALVSTAVFGALAASPALAADKVIKLGFAAPLTGPQAHYGEDMRNGLVLALEEANAQKIEIDGETARFELVAKDDQADPRTAVQVAQQIVDDEVDGVLGHFNSGTTIPASRVYNDAGIPQIAMATSPEYTQQGYDNTFRMMTSDTQQGAAVGQFIVKDLAAKKVALIDDRTAYGQGLTDQVARAVEKAGGQIVAREYTTDKANDFTSILTNIKSKAPDAIFFGGLDAQSGPMKRQMQTLDIQAPLVSGEMTRSDTFLRLAGNAANGTYASLAGVPLSTMAAGEKFAKDYQVRFKVDPGVYAPYAYDGAWNMITAMKEAGSSKAEDYLPKLAALKRNGATSSNIAYDQNGDLKEIAVTIYEVKDGKWTMVKTMVSQAN, from the coding sequence ATGCAGTCCATCACGACGTTTAAATTGGCCTTGGTTTCGACAGCGGTTTTCGGTGCATTGGCGGCCAGCCCCGCCTTGGCCGCTGACAAGGTTATCAAGCTGGGTTTTGCGGCTCCCCTGACCGGCCCGCAAGCTCACTACGGTGAAGATATGCGCAACGGTCTGGTGCTGGCACTGGAAGAGGCTAACGCCCAGAAGATTGAGATTGATGGTGAGACCGCTCGTTTCGAGCTGGTGGCCAAGGATGATCAGGCTGACCCGCGTACCGCTGTTCAGGTAGCTCAGCAAATTGTGGATGATGAGGTCGATGGCGTGTTGGGCCATTTCAACTCGGGTACCACCATTCCTGCCTCGCGTGTCTACAACGATGCGGGTATCCCCCAGATCGCCATGGCAACCTCGCCTGAGTACACCCAGCAAGGTTACGACAACACCTTCCGCATGATGACCAGCGACACCCAGCAAGGTGCGGCAGTGGGTCAGTTCATTGTCAAGGATCTGGCGGCCAAGAAAGTGGCTCTGATCGATGACCGTACCGCCTATGGCCAAGGTCTGACAGACCAGGTTGCCCGTGCGGTAGAAAAAGCCGGTGGCCAGATCGTCGCCCGTGAATACACCACGGACAAAGCCAACGATTTCACCTCCATTCTGACCAACATCAAGTCCAAGGCACCCGATGCCATCTTCTTTGGTGGTCTGGACGCGCAGTCCGGCCCGATGAAGCGTCAGATGCAGACGCTGGACATCCAGGCACCACTGGTTTCGGGAGAAATGACCCGCAGCGACACCTTCTTGCGCTTGGCTGGCAATGCCGCCAACGGTACCTATGCGTCCCTGGCTGGTGTGCCGCTATCTACCATGGCCGCTGGTGAAAAGTTCGCCAAGGACTATCAAGTCCGTTTCAAGGTTGACCCCGGTGTTTACGCTCCGTACGCCTACGACGGTGCCTGGAACATGATCACTGCCATGAAAGAAGCAGGCTCTTCCAAAGCGGAAGACTACCTGCCTAAGCTGGCTGCCTTGAAACGCAACGGCGCTACCAGCAGCAATATTGCCTACGACCAGAACGGCGACCTGAAAGAAATCGCCGTCACTATCTACGAAGTGAAAGATGGCAAATGGACGATGGTAAAAACCATGGTCAGCCAGGCTAACTAA
- the putA gene encoding trifunctional transcriptional regulator/proline dehydrogenase/L-glutamate gamma-semialdehyde dehydrogenase translates to MASTTLGIKVDIELRERLRRAADQLQCTPHWLHKQALLSYIEGIERGVLPGELALLGGGDSEAAEEGVVLPAIAFYGFAQDVQPQSVLRAAITAAYRRPETDCLPLLLSAARFSQSARAQELAARLVKALRAKRRGGGVEGLIQEFSLSSQEGVALMCLAEALLRIPDRATRDALIRDKISHGDWRAHMGESPSLFVNAATWGLMLTGRLVSVNSEKNLSSALTRLIGKGGEPLIRKGVDVAMRMMGEQFVTGQTIASALANSRKFEEQGFRYSYDMLGEAATTAEDAQRYYQAYEQAIHAIGRASQGRGIYEGPGISIKLSALHPRYSRSQRDRVMRELFPRLLSLAQLAHHYDVGLNIDAEEADRLEVSLDLLDKLCFDPSLAGWNGIGFVVQAYQKRAPFVIDYLIDLARRSGHRLMLRLVKGAYWDSEIKRAQVDGLEDYPVYTRKVHTDVSYLACARKLLQAPEAVYPQFATHNAQTLAAIYVMAGQNYYTGQYEFQCLHGMGEDLYDEVVGPSKDGKLNRPCRIYAPVGSHETLLAYLVRRLLENGANTSFVNQIGDADVNMEQLIADPVAQALSLQPVGRPHDKIPLPRQLYWDAEQRMNSAGLDLSNEHRLGSLAATLMQTAALPRQAQPILGQGNPVWDESKATIVRNPANHQDVVGQVMVATAQDVEQALEAASHYAPIWQATPVQERAAALHQAAQLLEDNMQDLMGLLVREAGKSYANAIAEVREAVDFLRYYAGQVLRDFDNDEYRPVGVVLCISPWNFPLAIFLGQVSAALAAGNVVLAKPAEQTCLIAAAAVELLHKAGIAPGALQLLPGDGPSVGAPLAASEKVNAVMFTGSTAVAMGLNRQLATRLTADGQAVPLIAETGGLNAMVVDSSALPEQVVFDVLNSAFDSAGQRCSALRLLCIQEDVAERVLTMLNGAMQELSVGNPDLLSTDVGPVIDEEARSGIEEHISAMREAGFRITQSEQSRSLTGTFVLPTIIEIEQVKDLEREIFGPVLHVIRFKRSELDSLINQINERGYGLTFGVHTRLDETVERVVSRIHAGNVYVNRNMVGAVVGVQPFGGEGLSGTGPKAGGPLYLRRLLSRCPQNLPLQTWQEQGVVLPGPTGESNTYQLQPRGRVLCMPVSVHGWRAQRDACAQSGNQAILLDRLGLGNWQDAPAEQITLSDLGGAEYDAVLFEGDSDELRHVLGQVAERRGPIVGVQGLLTQELEEGAVYVIERLLREVSVSTNTAAAGGNASLMMVG, encoded by the coding sequence ATGGCGAGCACAACCTTGGGGATCAAAGTCGATATAGAGCTGCGCGAACGTTTACGGCGTGCGGCTGATCAGTTGCAGTGCACTCCACATTGGCTGCACAAGCAGGCTTTGCTGTCCTATATCGAAGGCATCGAGCGAGGTGTACTGCCTGGCGAATTGGCTCTGCTTGGCGGGGGCGATTCCGAAGCCGCCGAAGAAGGTGTCGTGCTGCCTGCTATTGCGTTTTACGGCTTCGCCCAAGATGTGCAGCCGCAAAGCGTGTTGCGTGCTGCCATTACTGCTGCTTATCGTCGTCCAGAAACCGATTGTTTGCCTTTGCTGCTGAGCGCAGCGCGTTTTTCCCAAAGTGCGCGTGCCCAGGAATTGGCCGCTCGTTTGGTCAAAGCGCTACGCGCCAAGCGCCGGGGCGGTGGGGTAGAAGGTCTGATCCAGGAGTTCTCCCTGTCCAGCCAGGAAGGTGTGGCCTTGATGTGTCTGGCCGAAGCTTTGCTGCGTATCCCTGACCGCGCGACACGCGATGCCTTGATTCGTGACAAGATCAGCCACGGCGACTGGCGTGCACATATGGGCGAGTCTCCTTCCTTGTTTGTGAATGCCGCCACCTGGGGCTTGATGCTGACGGGGCGCTTGGTGAGCGTCAATAGCGAAAAGAATTTGTCCTCCGCCTTGACCCGCCTGATCGGCAAGGGCGGCGAGCCCTTGATCCGCAAGGGTGTGGACGTCGCCATGCGCATGATGGGTGAGCAGTTCGTCACCGGGCAAACCATTGCCTCGGCACTGGCCAATAGCCGCAAATTTGAAGAGCAGGGCTTCCGTTATTCCTACGATATGTTGGGCGAGGCCGCCACGACAGCGGAAGACGCGCAGCGTTACTACCAGGCATACGAACAAGCTATCCACGCGATTGGTCGTGCCAGCCAGGGGCGGGGGATTTACGAAGGCCCTGGCATTTCCATCAAGCTGTCTGCACTGCACCCGCGCTACAGCCGCTCACAGCGTGATCGCGTTATGCGCGAGCTCTTTCCGCGCTTGTTGTCCCTGGCGCAACTGGCCCATCACTACGATGTGGGTCTGAACATTGACGCCGAAGAAGCGGACCGTCTGGAAGTGTCCTTGGACTTGCTGGACAAGCTGTGCTTTGACCCGTCTTTGGCAGGCTGGAACGGCATTGGTTTTGTGGTGCAGGCGTATCAAAAGCGTGCCCCCTTTGTGATTGACTACCTGATTGATCTGGCCCGCCGCAGCGGTCACCGCCTGATGTTGCGTCTGGTGAAAGGCGCGTACTGGGACTCGGAAATCAAACGTGCCCAAGTCGATGGCCTGGAAGACTACCCCGTCTATACCCGCAAGGTTCATACCGACGTGTCCTACCTGGCTTGCGCTCGCAAGCTCTTGCAGGCTCCCGAAGCCGTGTACCCGCAGTTTGCGACGCACAATGCCCAAACTTTGGCCGCCATTTATGTGATGGCCGGTCAGAACTATTACACCGGTCAATATGAGTTCCAGTGTCTGCACGGCATGGGCGAGGACCTGTACGACGAAGTGGTCGGCCCAAGCAAAGACGGCAAACTGAACCGTCCTTGCCGTATCTATGCACCTGTCGGTTCTCACGAAACCTTGCTGGCTTATCTGGTGCGCCGTTTGCTGGAAAACGGTGCCAATACCTCCTTCGTGAATCAGATTGGTGATGCTGATGTGAACATGGAACAATTGATTGCCGACCCCGTGGCTCAGGCCTTGAGCCTGCAACCCGTGGGGCGTCCGCATGACAAGATTCCACTGCCGCGCCAATTGTATTGGGATGCCGAGCAGCGCATGAACTCGGCTGGTCTGGACTTAAGCAACGAGCATCGCTTGGGCTCCTTGGCCGCCACCTTGATGCAAACCGCCGCTTTGCCACGTCAGGCTCAGCCTATCCTGGGTCAGGGCAATCCGGTCTGGGATGAGTCCAAGGCCACCATTGTTCGTAATCCGGCCAATCACCAGGACGTGGTGGGACAGGTCATGGTTGCTACGGCGCAGGATGTGGAGCAGGCCCTGGAAGCCGCCAGCCACTATGCGCCTATCTGGCAGGCTACGCCGGTACAAGAGCGTGCCGCTGCCTTGCACCAAGCCGCCCAATTGCTGGAAGACAATATGCAGGACTTGATGGGCCTGCTGGTGCGTGAGGCCGGCAAGTCCTACGCGAATGCCATTGCTGAGGTGCGTGAAGCCGTGGACTTCCTGCGCTATTACGCCGGACAAGTCTTGCGCGATTTTGATAATGATGAGTACCGTCCTGTGGGCGTGGTGCTGTGCATCAGTCCCTGGAACTTCCCTTTGGCTATTTTCCTGGGTCAGGTATCGGCCGCGTTGGCTGCGGGTAACGTTGTTCTGGCCAAGCCCGCTGAGCAAACCTGCCTGATTGCGGCGGCGGCTGTTGAGTTGCTACATAAAGCCGGCATTGCTCCCGGAGCCTTGCAGCTCCTGCCCGGCGATGGCCCGTCTGTGGGTGCGCCTTTGGCGGCCAGTGAAAAGGTCAATGCCGTTATGTTTACCGGCTCGACCGCCGTTGCCATGGGCTTGAATCGTCAATTGGCCACACGTTTGACGGCTGACGGCCAGGCCGTGCCGCTGATTGCCGAAACCGGCGGCTTGAACGCTATGGTGGTCGACAGTTCGGCCTTGCCTGAGCAGGTGGTGTTTGATGTCTTGAACTCGGCCTTTGACTCGGCTGGTCAGCGTTGTTCTGCCTTGCGATTGCTATGCATTCAGGAGGATGTGGCCGAGCGTGTGCTAACCATGCTGAACGGTGCCATGCAGGAGCTGAGCGTGGGCAATCCAGATTTGCTCAGCACCGATGTCGGTCCAGTGATTGATGAAGAAGCTCGCTCCGGTATCGAAGAACACATCAGCGCCATGCGCGAGGCAGGTTTTCGCATCACTCAAAGTGAGCAAAGTCGTAGCCTGACAGGAACGTTTGTCTTGCCGACCATTATCGAGATTGAGCAGGTCAAGGATCTGGAACGCGAAATTTTCGGTCCCGTATTGCATGTCATACGCTTCAAACGTAGCGAACTGGACAGCCTGATCAATCAGATCAACGAACGTGGCTACGGCCTGACCTTTGGCGTTCACACCCGTCTGGACGAAACTGTTGAGCGTGTCGTTTCGCGCATTCACGCCGGTAACGTCTATGTGAACCGCAATATGGTGGGCGCGGTGGTAGGCGTACAACCTTTTGGTGGCGAAGGCTTGTCGGGTACGGGCCCCAAAGCGGGCGGCCCCTTGTACCTGCGTCGACTGCTGAGTCGTTGTCCGCAGAATCTGCCCTTGCAAACTTGGCAGGAGCAGGGCGTGGTTTTGCCCGGCCCGACGGGTGAATCCAATACGTATCAACTGCAGCCACGCGGGCGTGTTCTGTGCATGCCCGTCAGCGTTCATGGCTGGCGCGCCCAGCGTGACGCCTGCGCGCAAAGCGGCAATCAGGCCATCTTGCTGGACCGTTTGGGTTTGGGTAACTGGCAGGATGCCCCTGCCGAGCAAATCACCCTGTCTGATTTAGGTGGGGCAGAATATGATGCTGTTTTGTTTGAAGGTGACAGCGATGAACTCCGGCACGTGCTGGGCCAGGTGGCTGAACGCCGCGGCCCCATTGTTGGGGTTCAGGGGCTGTTGACACAGGAATTGGAGGAGGGCGCGGTGTACGTGATCGAGCGTTTGCTGCGTGAAGTCTCAGTTAGTACCAATACAGCGGCAGCTGGGGGCAATGCCAGTTTGATGATGGTTGGTTGA
- a CDS encoding MlaD family protein, whose protein sequence is MQESTTQRPGGQTEPAQPNVIPSKRSRFSWIWILPMAAALVGASLVLRNWMLTGPRITISFDSADGLAVDQTKLRYRDVDVGTISDIQVSPDRKGVIVTAQLERDGSAFITQEGTHFWVVRPRLGLSGVSGLGTLLSGVYIGVDAPLEVNKKTDQLDFVGLESPPEVTSGRAGKRYVLTAPELGSLDLGSPLYYKGIQVGQVSSFELNEAGDGVRVQVFVDAPNDKFVTQGSRFWNVSGVNMSLDSTGFNVRTHSLVSALAGGLAFDQMEGEPTEVAAADAQYELFPTQDRAMAEPDGPAVELRFHFHQSVRGLIPGSKVEFRGLELGQVYDVDLEFDFERKRFFALVKARIYPQRFGHLYERVVETQPGEKDSISALFKPMVERGLRAQLRPASLITGQQYIALEFFDKAPKADFDEGAKPLVVPVIAGDFDRLQEQVSDIVTKISAIPFDQIGQNLQNGLTELGQVLRQLDKTTMPQLNGALKSMDVAVQKLGAMLDSDSSFNTSVDQTLNELKRSLRSLRDLSDTLQSQPSAVLRGRSPDVLPEPAP, encoded by the coding sequence GTGCAAGAATCAACCACACAGCGCCCGGGCGGTCAGACCGAGCCGGCGCAACCGAATGTGATTCCCTCCAAGCGTTCTCGATTCTCCTGGATCTGGATTTTGCCGATGGCGGCTGCCTTGGTGGGGGCGTCGTTGGTGTTGCGAAACTGGATGTTGACGGGGCCGCGGATTACGATCAGCTTTGATTCAGCCGATGGTTTGGCGGTAGACCAAACCAAGCTGCGGTATCGCGATGTGGATGTGGGGACGATTTCCGATATTCAGGTCAGTCCGGATCGCAAAGGCGTGATCGTGACGGCTCAGTTGGAACGCGACGGCTCGGCGTTTATCACTCAAGAAGGCACCCATTTTTGGGTGGTACGTCCGCGTTTGGGCTTAAGCGGGGTATCAGGACTGGGCACCTTGTTGTCAGGTGTATATATCGGCGTAGATGCTCCCCTTGAGGTGAACAAAAAGACAGATCAACTGGACTTTGTCGGCCTGGAGAGCCCGCCCGAAGTGACCAGTGGTCGTGCTGGCAAACGCTATGTGTTGACCGCGCCTGAACTGGGTTCGCTGGATCTGGGCTCTCCCCTGTACTACAAAGGGATTCAGGTCGGGCAGGTCAGCAGCTTCGAGCTGAACGAGGCAGGGGATGGGGTTCGTGTACAGGTGTTTGTGGATGCGCCCAACGATAAGTTTGTGACTCAAGGTTCGCGCTTTTGGAACGTCAGTGGTGTGAACATGTCCCTGGATTCCACGGGCTTTAATGTGCGTACGCACTCTTTGGTTTCTGCCTTGGCAGGTGGCCTGGCTTTTGATCAGATGGAAGGCGAGCCCACGGAAGTGGCAGCGGCAGATGCCCAATACGAGCTATTTCCGACACAAGATCGCGCCATGGCCGAGCCCGATGGCCCTGCGGTTGAGCTGCGTTTTCACTTCCATCAGTCCGTACGCGGTTTGATACCGGGCTCCAAGGTGGAGTTCCGAGGCCTGGAGCTAGGCCAGGTCTATGATGTGGATCTGGAATTTGACTTTGAGCGCAAACGCTTTTTCGCTTTGGTAAAAGCCCGTATCTACCCACAACGCTTCGGTCACCTGTACGAGCGGGTTGTAGAAACCCAACCAGGGGAAAAAGACTCGATAAGTGCTTTGTTTAAACCAATGGTTGAACGTGGGTTGCGTGCTCAGTTGCGTCCTGCCAGCCTGATTACCGGTCAGCAGTATATTGCCCTGGAGTTTTTCGACAAAGCACCAAAAGCCGATTTTGATGAGGGGGCCAAGCCCTTGGTGGTACCCGTAATTGCCGGTGATTTTGACCGCTTGCAAGAGCAGGTCAGCGACATTGTCACGAAGATTTCAGCGATTCCATTCGATCAGATTGGTCAGAATCTGCAAAACGGGCTGACGGAGCTGGGGCAGGTGCTCAGGCAATTGGACAAGACGACAATGCCGCAACTAAATGGTGCGCTCAAATCCATGGATGTGGCTGTTCAGAAACTGGGTGCCATGCTGGACTCGGATTCTTCCTTCAATACCTCGGTGGATCAAACCTTGAACGAGCTGAAACGTTCCTTGCGATCCCTGCGTGACTTAAGTGACACCTTGCAAAGCCAGCCTTCGGCAGTTTTGCGAGGCCGTTCCCCTGATGTGCTGCCGGAGCCTGCGCCATGA
- a CDS encoding PqiC family protein yields the protein MMSRFLIPVVCAALLTACASSAPTYYTLQTPNAAPAAVAPFTQAWKGFQLRRMDMPAQLDRRSFVLTQAVGGQVNLLNDSQWASPLPDEMSLALVSGLQDRLGVPQLASAAAKTPRWQIDVLVQRFESVYGERATLELSWALTPVGFEGKTQQCRWLDSEPASTVPELVQAHRLLQRRWADALAAQMQGKPVPAQFGKAMICMS from the coding sequence ATGATGTCCCGTTTTCTGATTCCCGTGGTGTGCGCCGCTTTGCTGACGGCTTGCGCCTCATCTGCGCCCACTTACTACACCTTGCAAACTCCCAATGCCGCTCCTGCGGCGGTGGCCCCTTTCACGCAAGCGTGGAAGGGTTTTCAGTTGCGACGCATGGATATGCCCGCTCAGTTGGATCGTCGATCCTTCGTGCTGACGCAGGCCGTGGGTGGGCAGGTTAATTTGCTGAACGATAGCCAGTGGGCATCGCCGTTGCCCGACGAAATGTCCCTGGCCTTGGTGTCTGGTTTGCAGGATCGTCTGGGTGTTCCTCAGTTAGCCAGCGCCGCTGCGAAAACGCCACGCTGGCAGATTGATGTGCTGGTGCAGCGTTTTGAGTCCGTCTATGGTGAACGCGCTACCCTGGAGTTGAGCTGGGCCTTGACCCCTGTGGGGTTTGAGGGGAAAACCCAGCAATGTCGCTGGCTGGACTCCGAGCCAGCCTCTACGGTTCCAGAACTGGTGCAGGCGCATCGCCTATTGCAGCGGCGCTGGGCCGATGCGCTGGCAGCTCAAATGCAGGGTAAACCTGTTCCGGCTCAGTTCGGCAAGGCCATGATTTGTATGAGTTAA
- a CDS encoding paraquat-inducible protein A, translating into MRASRPLIVCTHCDTVHERVPLQEAGLARCIRCDTELYRHSRFSPREWQALVLAVFILFLIANLFPVVHLSMAGKTVSPTFPKALLLIWQQGYWGLSVMAGLVGFWLPLFQLIFQFWALGLIARAKPLPGDFGIGLRALSHLEHWSMTAVLFLGLIVAIVKFAGIGHLTVAPGLYAFFVLTFLLTGLSRITAGRLWRWAEDRELVPIATRQVLNVCPAWSACTHCGFVQSSQNTRCDRCAAPVHKRKPNSRTRVAALVLTACVFYIPANVLPVMELRSIMGTSAHTILGGVIQLWELGSWDLALIVFIASIVVPITKLLALVVLLIGRRWRGNEVQRQRNRIYDMVELIGQWSMLDVFVVVLMAALANFPGLSQIIPGAGALSFGMVVVLTMLAALSYDPRQGWDQGAHDEALDPQQKLSSPVPKATS; encoded by the coding sequence GTGAGGGCATCGCGCCCCTTAATCGTCTGTACGCATTGTGACACCGTACACGAGCGAGTCCCCCTTCAAGAGGCGGGGCTCGCTCGTTGTATACGTTGTGATACCGAACTTTACCGCCACAGCCGATTTTCGCCACGTGAATGGCAAGCCCTGGTTCTGGCGGTTTTCATTCTTTTTCTGATTGCCAATCTGTTTCCCGTCGTCCATCTGAGCATGGCGGGTAAAACGGTATCGCCCACCTTTCCTAAAGCCTTGCTGTTGATCTGGCAGCAGGGGTATTGGGGCTTGTCCGTGATGGCGGGGTTGGTGGGTTTTTGGCTACCCTTGTTCCAACTGATCTTCCAGTTCTGGGCTTTGGGGCTGATTGCCCGAGCAAAACCCTTGCCGGGTGATTTCGGTATTGGCCTGCGCGCTCTGAGCCATCTGGAGCACTGGTCCATGACGGCTGTGTTGTTCTTGGGTTTGATCGTGGCGATTGTGAAGTTTGCTGGCATCGGGCATTTGACGGTGGCGCCAGGTTTGTATGCATTTTTTGTGCTGACGTTCCTGTTAACCGGCTTGAGCCGTATTACGGCAGGTCGCCTTTGGCGCTGGGCGGAGGATCGTGAGTTGGTTCCGATTGCGACCCGCCAAGTCTTGAATGTGTGTCCGGCCTGGAGCGCCTGCACCCATTGCGGATTTGTCCAATCCAGCCAGAACACACGTTGTGATCGCTGTGCAGCCCCTGTTCATAAACGCAAACCGAATAGCCGTACACGAGTTGCCGCACTGGTGTTGACGGCTTGTGTTTTTTATATTCCTGCCAATGTCCTGCCGGTGATGGAGCTGCGCAGCATTATGGGCACCAGTGCCCATACTATTTTGGGTGGGGTCATTCAGCTTTGGGAGTTGGGCTCCTGGGACTTGGCCCTGATTGTCTTTATTGCCAGTATTGTCGTGCCGATCACCAAGCTCTTGGCTTTGGTCGTTTTGTTGATTGGGCGGCGCTGGCGGGGTAATGAGGTGCAGCGCCAGCGCAACCGTATTTACGATATGGTCGAGCTGATTGGGCAATGGTCCATGTTGGATGTGTTCGTGGTGGTCCTGATGGCTGCATTGGCCAATTTCCCTGGGCTGTCACAAATCATTCCTGGGGCAGGGGCCTTGAGCTTTGGCATGGTGGTGGTCTTGACCATGTTGGCTGCGCTTAGTTACGACCCGCGTCAGGGCTGGGACCAGGGGGCCCACGACGAAGCTCTAGACCCGCAACAAAAGCTGTCCTCGCCTGTGCCAAAGGCGACTTCCTGA